From the Anguilla anguilla isolate fAngAng1 chromosome 6, fAngAng1.pri, whole genome shotgun sequence genome, one window contains:
- the lrrc53 gene encoding leucine-rich repeat-containing protein 53 — translation MRGFLLVMLMSFTYVRHITSCPASCVVCSEDAIICHKLSNIIGVPETTKVLMLTDGQIDSVGNGNFSDLSNMTMLGLSNNAIANITESAFRNLTVLRVLLLDHNLITSASIFSSTFSQLWSLEILQLGNNAIRVIDGGWFRDLGTLLTLQLEGNLITSLGSATFRSDLENLETLDLSDNLIEHVGRGSFRALPRLRRLDLSRNSLRTAPDAFSYLSWLSALNLDHNRWNCTCELQELSAFLSSYMQAPDKVLYNGRQLVCLSAANPAVHTVLQLTEANCVPPNENITVVIAAKGGISARQYARDVSLAALFFFAGKVLLLALLTLQDDEQHILEGGLGQEELKPLSNQGSTDMLPNQESEGKIMDTLTVEEEPKKENAPLLDTLQGDNSDGAMVTDVPVK, via the exons ATGAGAG GTTTTCTCCTTGTGATGCTGATGTCATTCACATATGTCAGgcacatcacttcctgtcccgctTCCTGTGTAGTGTGCTCGGAGGATGCCATCATCTGCCACAAGCTCTCCAACATCATAG GAGTTCCCGAGACCACTAAGGTCTTGATGCTCACAGACGGGCAGATCGACTCTGTGGGCAATGGCAACTTCTCGGACCTGTCAAACATGACCATGCTGGGCCTGAGCAACAACGCCATCGCCAACATCACGGAGAGCGCCTTCCGGAACCTCACGGTCCTCAGGGTGCTGCTCCTGGACCACAACCTCATCACGAGCGCGTCCATATTCAGCTCCACGTTCAGCCAGCTCTGGAGCCTGGAGATCCTGCAGCTGGGGAACAACGCCATCCGTGTCATCGACGGCGGCTGGTTCCGGGACCTGGGGACCCTGCTCACCCTGCAGCTGGAGGGGAACCTCATCACCAGCCTGGGGTCCGCCACCTTCCGGTCCGACCTGGAGAACCTGGAGACGCTGGACCTGTCGGACAACCTGATCGAGCACGTGGGCCGCGGAAGCTTCCGGGCCCTGCCCCGGCTGCGCAGGCTGGACCTGTCCCGGAACAGCCTGCGCACGGCCCCGGACGCCTTCTCCTACCTGTCCTGGCTCTCGGCCCTCAACCTGGACCACAACCGGTGGAACTGCACCTGCGAGCTGCAGGAGCTGTCGGCCTTCCTCAGCAGCTACATGCAGGCCCCGGACAAGGTCCTGTACAACGGCAGGCAGCTGGTCTGCCTGAGCGCCGCCAACCCCGCCGTGCACACCGTGCTGCAGCTCACCGAGGCCAACTGCGTGCCGCCCAACGAGAACATCACCGTGGTGATCGCCGCCAAGGGCGGCATCTCCGCCCGTCAGTACGCCAGGGACGTCTCTTTGGCCGCGTTGTTCTTCTTCGCCGGTAAGGTTCTTCTTCTGGCCCTCTTAACCCTTCAAGAT GATGAGCAGCACATTCTGGAAGGGGGCCTGGGGCAGGAGGAACTAAAACCGCTGTCTAACCAAGGAAGCACTGACATGCTACCTAATCAGGAATCAGAGGGCAAGATCATGGACACATTGACTGTGGAGGAAGAACCCAAAAAGGAGAATGCTCCTCTGCTCGACACCCTTCAAGGAGACAACTCAGATGGGGCGATGGTGACAGACGTTCCAG tCAAATAA